In Mytilus edulis chromosome 4, xbMytEdul2.2, whole genome shotgun sequence, the following proteins share a genomic window:
- the LOC139521615 gene encoding uncharacterized protein has translation MPPYKNVYHRKYDIDVFDNLQEHIEMFSNIGNVAVIGDLNGRVGQEPDNITGDVIDKQLQDNISFINYVNDDVFLNRHSEDIKPPNNFGQRILQLCKNSGLRICNGRFGKESQKITFNNKNGCSVIDYMLISQNIMFNVINSFSVGSFNHFSCHAPLEVDFNLTDNVVNKDQCNCINHVCDIFKWNEGCEDQIRDSLLLNAQQFEHLLTNIDEISDIDCCVEELNKLLKDIFEQYTKSEVKYKKHCDSCPTSSKTRDQKDDKPWFTDECKSLYRDYLRAMMDFNRYRSNENRLHFNLAKQRYKRLENQLKRQYKNQQGDMLSKLRKNNPKRFYRKFKKCKKTITHTLTVEEFEKHFKNLISKDVTTEDQQSDSIPEVVYEELDSPFTDLELDTSIKYLKRDKSTGYDNIMNEYILTSRNFIKPVLCKLFNRILSAGDFPEIWVNSIIIPVFKKGPVDDPGNYRGISLVSHVGKLFTSIINTRLTKWSEKHNIITDAQFGFKPGYGTTDAIFALHSLISKSLRSGKRFYCCFIDYKKAFDSVSHFKLWLRLIRCGISGNLLTVIKSMYAKIKCCIKLEGNFSNFFQSNVGLMQGESLSPFLYSLYINDIENELLSQGCQSYELKMLNLYLLMYADDTNLFSETVDGLQKMMDSVDIYSREYDLDINLSKTKIVVFRNRGLVKATEKWYLNDVDIELCDEFTYLGLLFKYNGNFVHTQKMLANQGRKALFSLYSKIYDDCFNHETMLSLFDTYVSSILNYSCEVWGHHKAENIEKVHLSFLKRILKVKTTTVNYMVYSELGRYPLYIERYCRMLRYWFKLLKTDNCILQSCYQEMLERSILKPRDKQNWACEIRNILFRYGCQDVWLHQNVINVDHFLLEIVNRMKGNFVSEMNAFFNESSKCNFYRYIHDPDTLQFYLQKPVNYVFKPYISRYRLSAHCLNIETGRFCNIERENRLCNMCDKNMIEDEYHYILQCEKYSDIRKTYIKPFYWKKPSSYKLVQLLSVHNIKELNNLGKYLYLADKIRYS, from the coding sequence ATGCCTCCATATAAAAATGTGTACCATCGTAAATATGACATAGATGTATTTGATAACTTACAAGAACATATAGAAATGTTCAGTAACATTGGTAATGTGGCCGTTATAGGTGATCTAAACGGTCGTGTAGGTCAAGAACCCGACAACATAACAGGTGATGTTATAGACAAACAATTGCAAGACAACATTTCTTTCATTAATTATGTAAATGATGATGTATTTTTAAACAGACACTCGGAAGATATCAAACCACCTAATAATTTTGGCCAACGCATCTTGCAGTTATGTAAAAACTCTGGGCTACGTATTTGTAATGGAAGATTTGGTAAAGAAAGTCAGAAAATAACATTTAACAATAAGAATGGGTGTAGTGTAATAGACTATATGTTAATTTCACAGAATATTATGTTCAATGTTATTAATAGTTTTTCTGTGGGATCGTTTAATCATTTCTCTTGTCATGCACCACTAGAAGTTGATTTTAATCTTACTGATAATGTTGTTAATAAAGACCAGTGTAATTGTATTAACcatgtttgtgatatttttaaatgGAACGAGGGGTGCGAAGATCAAATCAGAGACAGTTTATTGTTGAACGCTCAACAATTTGAACACTTACTCACAAATATAGACGAAATTAGCGATATTGATTGTTGCGTGGAAGAATTGAATAAACTTTTGAAAGATATATTCGAGCAATACACAAAGTCAGAAGTGAAATACAAAAAACATTGTGACTCCTGCCCTACAAGTAGTAAAACACGTGACCAAAAAGATGATAAACCGTGGTTTACAGACGAATGTAAAAGTTTATACAGAGACTATTTACGAGCTATGATGGATTTTAATAGATACCGGTCGAATGAAAATAGACTACATTTTAATTTAGCCAAACAAAGATACAAACGATTGGAAAATCAACTGAAAAGACAATATAAAAACCAACAGGGGGATATGTTATCTAAATTACGTAAAAATAACCCTAAACGATtttacaggaaatttaaaaagtgcaaaaaaaCTATTACCCATACGCTTACTGTAGAagaatttgaaaaacattttaaaaacctgATTTCAAAAGATGTCACCACAGAGGATCAGCAAAGTGATTCAATTCCAGAGGTCGTATATGAAGAATTAGACTCTCCTTTCACAGACTTGGAACTTGACActtctattaaatatttaaaacgtgATAAATCCACTGGATATGACAATATCATGAACGAATATATATTAACGAGCAGAAACTTTATCAAACCAGTATTGTGTAAGCTGTTTAACCGTATATTGAGTGCTGGCGATTTTCCAGAAATATGGGTAAATAGCATTATAATACCAGTTTTCAAAAAAGGACCAGTAGATGACCCTGGCAACTATCGTGGTATATCTCTCGTATCACATGTGGGTAAACTGTTCACATCAATTATTAACACCAGGCTTACCAAATGGAGcgaaaaacacaatataataacCGATGCACAGTTTGGATTTAAACCGGGTTATGGAACAACTGACGCCATCTTCGCACTCCATTCTCTTATTTCTAAGTCTTTGCGTAGTGGAAAACGATTTTATTGTTGTTTCATAGACTATAAAAAAGCATTTGATAGTGTGTCTCATTTCAAATTGTGGTTAAGATTAATCAGATGTGGTATAAGTGGAAACTTATTAACTGTTATTAAATCTATGTATGCAAAAATTAAATGTTGTATTAAACTGGAaggaaatttttcaaatttcttccaAAGTAATGTTGGTTTGATGCAAGGAGAATCattatctccttttttatattctttgtatattaatgacattgaaaatgaACTTTTAAGTCAAGGTTGTCAGTCATATGAGTTAAAGATGCTCAATTTATATTTGCTAATGTATGCAGATGATACAAATCTTTTTAGTGAAACTGTTGATGGTTTACAAAAGATGATGGACAGTGTAGACATATATTCTAGAGAGTATGATTTGGATATTAACTTGTCTAAAACCAAAATTGTTGTGTTTAGAAATAGAGGCCTCGTTAAAGCGACTGAAAAATGGTACTTAAATGATGTTGATATTGAATTATGTGATGAATTTACATATCTTGGTCTACTTTTTAAATACAATGGTAACTTTGTACATACACAGAAAATGTTAGCTAATCAGGGTAGAAAAGCATTATTCAGTTTATATAGTAAAATATACGATGATTGTTTTAACCATGAAACTATGTTATCTCTTTTTGACACATATGTATCTAGTATATTAAATTATAGTTGTGAAGTCTGGGGACATCACAAAGCCGAAAATATTGAGAAAGTTCACTTAAGTTTTTTAAAACGTATATTGAAAGTCAAAACAACTACTGTTAATTATATGGTATATAGTGAATTAGGTAGATATCCATTGTACATAGAGAGATATTGCAGAATGCTTAGATATTggtttaaattattgaaaacagATAACTGTATTTTACAATCTTGCTACCAAGAAATGTTAGAAAGATCGATATTAAAACCTCGTGACAAACAAAATTGGGCATGTGAAATAAGAAACATATTATTTCGTTATGGTTGCCAAGATGTATGGTTACACCAAAATGTTATTAATGTTGATCATTTTCTGCTAGAAATTGTTAATAGAATGAAAGGTAATTTTGTCAGTGAAATGAATGCTTTTTTCAATGAGTCATCAAAGTgtaatttttatagatatatacaCGATCCAGATACCCTACAATTTTACCTACAAAAACCTGTAAACTATGTGTTTAAGCCATATATTAGTAGATATAGATTGTCTGCACACTGCCTTAACATTGAAACTGGTAGATTTTGTAATATTGAAAGAGAAAACAGATTATGTAATATGTGTGATAAAAACAtgattgaagatgaataccattatattttacaatgtgagaaatattctgatataaggaaaacatatataaaaccattttattggaaaaaaccATCTAGTTACAAACTTGTTCAATTATTGTCTGTTCATAACATCAAAGAGCTTAACAATCTAGGTAAATACCTTTATTTAGCTGATAAGATTCGTTATTCATAA